One genomic window of Procambarus clarkii isolate CNS0578487 chromosome 43, FALCON_Pclarkii_2.0, whole genome shotgun sequence includes the following:
- the LOC138349983 gene encoding uncharacterized protein, whose product MMLAITILLVFAGAQANPIQLGFRPQTLPQVFPSGNAVLEDAQIGHLLRTAPAGSQLLRTTAPVGSLQSRLPDNATLIRTNIVDTFSCSGRVYGYYADQDNDCQIFHVCLPLQQLYPANFTKETTFTFSFICPQYTIFSQDSLTCAWESEALPCEAAATLYGINDSFFKKIRDSDGKERYAQLGENFSPSAGSGATFDIP is encoded by the exons ATGATGCTGGCTATCACCATCCTCCttg TGTTCGCTGGTGCCCAAGCCAACCCCATCCAGCTTGGGTTTCGACCCCAGACGCTACCCCAGGTGTTCCCCAGTGGTAATGCCGTCCTGGAAGATGCCCAGATCGGCCACCTGCTGAGAACAGCGCCCGCAGGATCCCAGCTGCTGAGAACGACTGCGCCTGTGGGTAGCCTCCAGTCTCGTCTTCCAGATAATGCTACCCTTATCAGGACAAATATTGTCGACACCTTCAGCTGCAGTGGacgg GTGTACGGATACTACGCTGACCAGGACAACGACTGCCAGATCTTCCACGTGTGTCTGCCACTACAACAGCTTTACCCTGCCAACTTCACCAAAGAGACTACCTTCACTTTCAGCTTTATCTGCCCTCAATATACCATCTTTAGTCAG GACTCGCTGACCTGCGCCTGGGAGTCGGAAGCTCTGCCGTGTGAGGCCGCTGCTACTCTCTATGGCATCAACGACAGCTTCTTCAAGAAGATCAGGGACAGCGACGGCAAGGAACGCTACGCTCAGCTCGGTGAAAACTTCTCCCCGTCCGCTGGCTCGGGCGCCACATTCGACATCCCCTAG